A genomic stretch from Bosea sp. F3-2 includes:
- a CDS encoding type I secretion system permease/ATPase → MPDGGLAALMFILSSQGVSVTPEQIQHQFPGRRIGVVEMIRCAKSLGLKARSVTTNWERLAHTPLPVIAAMRDGSFLLLGRCGEDSILVQAPNAPRPSMMSRAELEAAWDGRLVLMTKRATLTDLARRFDITWFMGAIHKYRWLLGEVLVASFFLQLFGLISPLFFQVVIDKVLVHRSMSTLDVLAFGLVAIAVFEVVLGALRTYLFSHTTNRIDVELGARLFRHLLALPIGYFQARRVGDSVARVRELENIRNFLTSSGLTLVIDLFFTVVFVAALFFYSPQLTWIVLASLPVYVAISAGVTPLFRRYLDEKFARGAENQAFLVESVTAVETLKAMAIEPQMQQRWEEQLAAYVAASFRVLTLGNVASETVQLVSKLVTASILYVGAKLVIGGSLSVGELIAFNLLAGRVSGPVLRLAQIWQEFHQTRLSIARLGDILNTTPEPAYNPSRTALPSVRGDISFEHVTFRYRIDGPEILRDVSLNIPAGQMIGIVGPSGSGKSTLAKLAQRLYVPESGRVLVDGVDVAQIDPSWLRRQIGIVLQDNILFNRSIRDNIALADPALPAEKVIEAATLAGAHEFILKLPEGYDTIVGERGGSLSGGQRQRIAIARALATNPRILIFDEATSALDYESEHIIQQNMAQIARSRTVLVIAHRLSTLRMADRIVTIEGGRLIEDGTHETLMRTGGRYATLHRLQSGLPDVGGKPAVASHGAARSATPNTIETTALSIAQGTHAAR, encoded by the coding sequence ATGCCTGATGGCGGTCTGGCCGCGCTTATGTTCATCCTGAGCAGTCAGGGCGTGAGCGTAACCCCGGAACAGATCCAGCATCAGTTTCCCGGTCGCCGCATCGGCGTCGTGGAGATGATCCGCTGCGCCAAGAGTCTGGGTCTCAAAGCCCGCTCTGTGACGACGAACTGGGAGCGGCTGGCGCATACGCCGCTGCCCGTGATCGCCGCCATGCGCGACGGAAGCTTCCTGCTGCTGGGACGATGCGGCGAGGACAGCATCCTCGTCCAGGCACCGAACGCCCCACGGCCGAGCATGATGTCGCGGGCCGAGCTGGAAGCGGCCTGGGACGGCCGGCTCGTGCTGATGACGAAGCGGGCTACGTTGACTGATCTTGCCCGACGTTTCGACATCACCTGGTTCATGGGCGCTATCCATAAGTACCGATGGCTCCTGGGCGAAGTTCTGGTGGCGTCCTTCTTCCTCCAGCTCTTCGGCCTGATCTCGCCGCTGTTCTTCCAGGTCGTCATCGACAAGGTTCTCGTGCATCGAAGCATGAGCACGCTGGACGTGCTTGCTTTCGGCCTTGTGGCGATCGCCGTGTTCGAAGTCGTCCTCGGCGCCTTGCGAACTTACCTGTTCTCGCACACCACAAACCGGATCGACGTCGAGCTTGGCGCGCGCCTGTTTCGTCATCTGCTGGCCCTGCCGATCGGCTACTTCCAGGCGAGACGCGTCGGCGATTCCGTCGCCCGCGTGCGCGAGCTCGAGAACATCCGCAACTTCCTCACCAGCTCGGGGCTGACGCTCGTCATCGACCTGTTCTTCACGGTCGTCTTCGTCGCCGCGCTGTTCTTCTATTCCCCGCAGCTGACCTGGATCGTCCTCGCGTCGCTGCCGGTCTATGTCGCTATATCCGCCGGCGTGACGCCGCTCTTTCGCCGCTACCTCGACGAGAAATTCGCCCGCGGCGCGGAGAACCAGGCCTTTCTGGTCGAGAGCGTGACGGCGGTCGAAACGCTCAAGGCCATGGCCATCGAACCCCAGATGCAGCAGCGCTGGGAGGAGCAGCTGGCGGCCTATGTCGCAGCGAGCTTCCGGGTGCTGACCCTGGGCAACGTCGCCAGTGAGACTGTTCAGCTCGTCAGCAAGCTGGTGACCGCCTCGATCCTCTATGTCGGCGCGAAGCTGGTCATCGGCGGCAGCCTTTCGGTCGGCGAGCTCATCGCGTTCAACCTGCTCGCCGGGCGCGTCAGCGGCCCCGTCCTGCGGCTGGCGCAAATCTGGCAGGAATTCCACCAGACCCGGCTCTCGATCGCGCGCCTCGGCGACATTCTCAACACCACGCCCGAGCCGGCCTACAACCCCAGCCGCACGGCCCTCCCGTCGGTTCGTGGCGACATCTCCTTCGAGCACGTCACCTTCCGTTACCGGATCGACGGGCCGGAGATTCTGCGCGACGTCAGCCTGAATATTCCGGCCGGGCAAATGATCGGCATCGTGGGCCCGTCCGGGTCCGGCAAAAGCACCTTGGCCAAGCTCGCCCAGCGGCTCTACGTGCCGGAGAGCGGCCGGGTTCTGGTCGACGGGGTCGATGTCGCCCAGATCGACCCATCCTGGCTGCGCCGTCAGATCGGCATCGTTCTGCAGGACAATATCCTGTTCAACCGCTCGATCCGCGACAACATCGCCTTGGCCGATCCCGCTCTTCCGGCGGAAAAGGTGATCGAAGCCGCGACACTGGCAGGTGCGCACGAGTTCATTCTCAAATTGCCCGAGGGCTACGACACGATCGTCGGCGAGCGTGGCGGCAGCCTGTCCGGCGGGCAGCGCCAGCGCATCGCCATCGCTCGCGCCCTGGCAACCAATCCGCGCATCCTGATCTTCGATGAGGCAACGAGCGCCCTCGACTACGAGAGCGAGCACATCATCCAGCAGAACATGGCGCAGATCGCGCGTTCCCGGACAGTGCTCGTCATCGCACATCGCCTTTCCACCCTGCGGATGGCCGATCGCATCGTGACGATCGAAGGCGGCCGCCTGATCGAGGATGGCACGCACGAAACACTGATGCGGACGGGTGGCCGGTACGCCACGTTGCATCGCCTCCAGTCCGGTTTGCCGGATGTCGGAGGCAA